Below is a window of Oscillospiraceae bacterium DNA.
ATCCGCACACTTCTTATCAAATAAAAACCTGCGCATTTATAAACACCTCTTATTAATATGCCTTTCCCCAGTAAACGAGCGACTTCGCCGGTTTGCCGCAGCAGACGCAGGTATCAGATATTTTCTCATCGGTAATGCTGTCGCCCTTAAACGGCATACAGCGCGACGAAACATCGCATGTTTCCTTAAGCTTGCGTTCGCACTCCTCGTCGCCGCACCACATAGCTCTGATAAAACCGGGCTTTTCGGCAGCAACGGATTTCATTTCCTCAATACTGTGGGCGTCATATGTCATTGAATCGCGGCGTACCTTTGCTTTTTCATATAGACCGGCCGTAACATCCGACAAAAGCTTATCTATAGTTTTTTCAAGTTCGCCCGGCGCAACGGATGCGACCGTTTTCTCTCCGTTATCTCGTCTGACAATCACACACGCGTTATTCTCGATATCCTTGGGGCCGATCTCAATCCGCAGAGGAACCCCGCGCATTTCATATTCCGCAAATTTCCAGCCCGGACTCTGCTCTGATACGTCGATACCGGTTCTGAAGGATTTTTTCAAACGGCTGTAAAGCTCGTTTGTTTTATCAAGCACGCCTTCTTTGTGCTGTGCAATCGGTATGATTTCAAGCTGTACCGGAGCGATGGCCGGCGGCAGCACAAGACCGTTATTGTCTCCGTGAGTCATTATGATCCCGCCGATTATGCGTGTTGAAATTCCCCACGACGTCTGATAGCAGTTCTTAAGCTTGTTGTCACGGTCGAGATATTGTATTCCGAAGGCTTTGGCGAAGCCGTCGCCAAAATTGTGGCTGGTACCGGATTGAAGCGCTTTCCCATCGTGCATAAGCGCCTCTATCGTATATGTTGCCAATGCACCCGCAAATTTTTCTTTATCGGTTTTTCTTCCTTTTATGACTGGGATGGCAAGATATTTTTCGCAAAATTCGGCATAAATGCCGAGCATGCGGATAGTCTCGTCATATGCTTCCTCGGCGGTGGCATGCATGGTATGCCCCTCCTGCCACAGGAATTCCCTGCTTCTCAAAAACGGGCGGGTCGTCTTCTCCCATCTTACGACGCTGCACCACTGATTGTAAAGCTTTGGCAAATCACGGTATGATTTTATAATATTGGCGTAATGCTCGCAGAAAAGCGTCTCCGATGTAGGACGAACGCACAGGCGCTCCTGAAGCTGCTCGCTGCCGCCCTGAGTAACCCAGGCAACCTCGGGCGCAAAGCCTTCGACATGTTCTTTTTCCTTATTAAGCAGCGATTCCGGGATGAACATAGGCATATATACATTGCAATGCCCCGTTTCTTTAAACATCCTGTCAAGTATCGACTGGATGTTTTCCCAGATAGCGTATCCGTAGGGGCGGATGATCATGCATCCTTTAACACCGGAATAATCTATGAGGTCGGCCTTTTTCACAATGTCGGTGTACCACTGCGCAAAGTCCTGCTCCATCGGAGTTATTTCTTCGACGGCTCTTTTTCCCTTTTGTGCCATAGCTTCTTTTCCTTTTTGCTGTAATGCGTTTTATATATAAAATTCAGTATATACCTTTATTTATACCTAGTCAAGGTTTTCGTTCGTTTTATCGAAAATTCGCCCGGTTCTAATTCCCTGCACACAGCTTTGGCCGCAACGGAAAGCAGATATTCCGGATTGAGATATTCCGAATTGTCAGCTGAAAGCACGGCGGAAAGAATTGTCGTCCCGCCTATTTCAAATACCTCCGCCGATATGATCTGAGACTTTATATCCGTGGGCTTTACTCCGGATTTTGTGCGTTTATCAACTATAAGCTCCGGCATTGCCAGCGCTGATTTGAGCTTTTCGGTTTCTTCTGATGAAAAACTGTAAATTTTTATTTCATATTCCGCCGCGTATACGTCATCCTTGGGATTATCGTCCTCTACGGAGCATGAAACCAGCGATATCCCCTTCGGAAGCTGCTCTGAAAGCCGCCGGAATATCTCATCCGCGTCCATATTACAGCAATCGGCGGTAATTATAGTCATCCGTTCGCAAAGGCTTTCCGTTCCGACGGAAAGCGGAAGCGAAAAACTGAGCTTCGGATGCGGATTAAAGCCTTCCGAATGTTTTAGATCAATATCTGCTCTTGTGAGCGCACGCGTGAAAACACGCGTCAGATCGAGATGCGAAATATACTTCACCGCTCCGAGCTTTTTGAATATTATTCTGTATACATGATTCTGTCCGGTCATTTTTTGATTTCTCCGGTAATTATCAATTCACGGATGCTGCGTTTTGGAACACAATGCACTCCGTCTTTATTTCTGTAATATTTTATCTCTGTGTCTTCCGCCGTGACAAGCTGTATTTTCTCTTTCGGGGCGCCGAGCGCGATAAGAAGCAAGGGCTGATATCCTTCGCCGAGCCCGAAGAGACCGGAAACCGCCTCTTTTGAAAAGCTGCCTATCAT
It encodes the following:
- the proS gene encoding proline--tRNA ligase, whose translation is MAQKGKRAVEEITPMEQDFAQWYTDIVKKADLIDYSGVKGCMIIRPYGYAIWENIQSILDRMFKETGHCNVYMPMFIPESLLNKEKEHVEGFAPEVAWVTQGGSEQLQERLCVRPTSETLFCEHYANIIKSYRDLPKLYNQWCSVVRWEKTTRPFLRSREFLWQEGHTMHATAEEAYDETIRMLGIYAEFCEKYLAIPVIKGRKTDKEKFAGALATYTIEALMHDGKALQSGTSHNFGDGFAKAFGIQYLDRDNKLKNCYQTSWGISTRIIGGIIMTHGDNNGLVLPPAIAPVQLEIIPIAQHKEGVLDKTNELYSRLKKSFRTGIDVSEQSPGWKFAEYEMRGVPLRIEIGPKDIENNACVIVRRDNGEKTVASVAPGELEKTIDKLLSDVTAGLYEKAKVRRDSMTYDAHSIEEMKSVAAEKPGFIRAMWCGDEECERKLKETCDVSSRCMPFKGDSITDEKISDTCVCCGKPAKSLVYWGKAY
- a CDS encoding TIGR03936 family radical SAM-associated protein encodes the protein MTGQNHVYRIIFKKLGAVKYISHLDLTRVFTRALTRADIDLKHSEGFNPHPKLSFSLPLSVGTESLCERMTIITADCCNMDADEIFRRLSEQLPKGISLVSCSVEDDNPKDDVYAAEYEIKIYSFSSEETEKLKSALAMPELIVDKRTKSGVKPTDIKSQIISAEVFEIGGTTILSAVLSADNSEYLNPEYLLSVAAKAVCRELEPGEFSIKRTKTLTRYK